The Rubrobacter calidifluminis genome contains a region encoding:
- a CDS encoding OsmC family protein, with amino-acid sequence MDLRSVQRPLKKRYREEPGSSKVTLSARASRQETPVSCSVDIGRAVYAAEAHAGVGGSGQTACSGDLLLGALAACAQLTCQMVAENMGLDARRIEVGVEGDLDLAGTMGISEEVSVGFERIRVGFEVDAPGATEEELAALREKTERYCVVMQTLLDPPRIETRWG; translated from the coding sequence ATGGACCTGAGGTCGGTGCAGAGGCCGTTGAAGAAGCGCTACCGCGAGGAGCCGGGCTCCTCGAAGGTGACGCTCTCGGCCAGGGCGAGCCGGCAGGAGACGCCGGTCTCCTGCTCGGTGGACATAGGCCGGGCGGTCTACGCGGCGGAGGCTCACGCCGGGGTGGGCGGGAGCGGGCAGACCGCCTGCTCGGGTGATCTTTTGCTCGGGGCGCTCGCGGCCTGCGCGCAGCTCACCTGCCAGATGGTCGCGGAGAACATGGGTCTCGACGCCAGGCGCATAGAGGTCGGGGTGGAGGGTGACCTCGACCTCGCCGGGACGATGGGGATCTCGGAGGAGGTGTCGGTGGGCTTCGAGCGCATCCGGGTCGGCTTCGAGGTCGACGCGCCGGGGGCGACCGAGGAGGAGCTCGCCGCCCTCCGGGAGAAGACCGAGCGCTACTGCGTGGTGATGCAGACGCTCCTCGATCCGCCCCGTATAGAGACCAGATGGGGGTAG
- the meaB gene encoding methylmalonyl Co-A mutase-associated GTPase MeaB gives MGVERTDTGTLAGRLLAGDRRALARAISKIEREDPEVTGLFSEIFPHTGGAVTVGFTGPPGVGKSSLLARLIKLYRAEGKKVGVVSVDPSSPFSHGAILGDRIRLSDHFLDPGVFIRSMGSRGHLGGLAAGSRLAGMAMEAYGCDVVLYETVGVGQGEVEVASAAETVVLAIQPGAGDAVQALKAGVMEIADVFCVNKADHPQATLAKRELRQMLEIGHELDPEAPIPPIVMTRGDTGEGIEELKSEIEGHRRRLEDSGELEKRRRASLREFVVSWATGRLEREIKERLAREDAKIMEEVYARRLDPISASERIFREV, from the coding sequence ATGGGGGTAGAGAGGACCGATACGGGGACGCTGGCCGGGAGGCTGCTCGCCGGCGACAGGCGGGCGCTGGCGCGGGCGATCTCGAAGATAGAGCGCGAGGACCCCGAGGTGACCGGGCTCTTCTCCGAGATCTTCCCGCACACCGGGGGGGCGGTGACGGTGGGGTTCACCGGGCCGCCGGGCGTGGGCAAGAGCAGCCTGCTCGCCCGCCTGATAAAGCTCTACCGCGCCGAGGGGAAGAAGGTCGGGGTGGTCTCCGTCGACCCCTCGAGCCCCTTCTCGCACGGGGCGATCCTGGGCGACCGCATCCGGCTCTCGGACCACTTCCTCGACCCCGGGGTGTTCATCCGCTCGATGGGGAGCCGGGGGCATCTGGGCGGGCTCGCCGCCGGTTCGAGGCTCGCCGGGATGGCGATGGAGGCCTACGGCTGCGACGTGGTCCTCTACGAGACGGTGGGCGTCGGCCAGGGTGAGGTCGAGGTCGCCTCGGCCGCGGAGACGGTGGTCCTCGCGATCCAGCCGGGCGCCGGGGACGCGGTGCAGGCGCTCAAGGCCGGCGTCATGGAGATAGCGGACGTCTTCTGCGTGAACAAGGCGGACCACCCGCAGGCCACCCTCGCCAAGCGCGAGCTGCGCCAGATGCTCGAGATCGGGCACGAGCTCGACCCGGAGGCCCCGATCCCGCCGATCGTCATGACCCGCGGGGACACCGGCGAGGGGATCGAAGAGCTCAAATCCGAGATAGAGGGGCACCGGAGGCGCCTCGAGGATAGCGGGGAGCTGGAGAAGCGGAGGCGTGCCTCGCTGCGGGAGTTCGTCGTCTCCTGGGCTACCGGACGGCTGGAGAGGGAGATCAAAGAACGGCTCGCCCGCGAGGACGCAAAGATAATGGAGGAGGTCTACGCCCGCAGGCTCGATCCGATCTCGGCTTCCGAGCGGATCTTCCGGGAGGTCTAG
- a CDS encoding helical backbone metal receptor → MSLVPSLTEALFAFGAGGRVVGRTRYCTQPPHEVGRVEKVGGTKKVDLDRLLSLEPDLVVAVREENRREDVEAIVEAGVEIFLGEPATVAGALAMLRELARRVEAPRADVFLGRIEHVLRILESSRPERPRRVFAPIWKNPYMSVGGDTYAGDVIRVCGGENVFAGRGRYPRVTPGEIEETSPEVILLPDEPYPFSAADLPEFYALDVPAARSGRVYPIDGKLLTWYGPRMAPALMQLSAILCR, encoded by the coding sequence GTGAGCCTGGTCCCATCGCTGACCGAGGCGCTCTTCGCCTTCGGCGCCGGCGGGCGGGTCGTCGGGCGCACCCGCTACTGCACCCAGCCGCCACACGAGGTCGGCCGGGTGGAGAAGGTTGGAGGGACCAAGAAGGTGGACCTCGATCGCCTCCTCTCGCTCGAGCCGGACCTCGTCGTCGCGGTGAGGGAGGAGAACCGCCGGGAGGACGTCGAGGCGATCGTTGAGGCCGGCGTCGAGATCTTCCTGGGCGAACCCGCGACGGTCGCGGGGGCGCTCGCGATGCTGCGGGAGCTCGCGCGGAGGGTGGAGGCCCCGCGCGCGGACGTCTTCCTGGGGCGTATCGAGCATGTGCTACGCATCCTCGAATCCTCGCGCCCGGAGCGTCCCCGGCGGGTCTTCGCCCCGATCTGGAAGAACCCGTACATGAGCGTTGGGGGCGACACCTACGCGGGGGACGTGATCCGGGTGTGCGGCGGCGAGAACGTCTTCGCCGGGCGTGGGCGCTACCCGCGGGTGACGCCGGGGGAGATAGAGGAGACCTCACCCGAGGTGATACTGCTCCCCGACGAGCCCTATCCCTTCTCTGCCGCGGACCTGCCGGAGTTCTACGCGCTGGACGTTCCCGCCGCCCGCTCGGGGCGCGTCTACCCGATCGACGGCAAGCTCCTCACCTGGTACGGTCCCCGGATGGCTCCGGCCCTGATGCAGCTCTCCGCGATACTGTGCCGGTGA
- a CDS encoding CoA transferase, translating to MSAPAGILRGVRAVSLCLNIPGPVAASRLHSMGAEVSRVEPPEGDPLGRYCPLWYRDLTAGQRVLRLDLKRREDRESLEGLLAGADLLLTSSRPAALRRLGLGWEDLHARYPRLSHVAITGHPPPEENRPGHDLTYQASLGLLDPPHLPRTLLADLAGAERAVSAALALLLERERGGEEGAFAAVPLQEAAASFAAPLRYGLTAPGGLLGGAFAGYGLYRTQDGWVALAALEPHFQSRLAGELGLEELSHEALQEAFSRRSAREWERWARERDLPLSRVRGAPGLTGTVSRRAASGPEPSGDRTR from the coding sequence GTGTCGGCTCCGGCAGGCATCCTGCGCGGGGTGCGCGCGGTGAGCCTGTGCCTCAACATCCCCGGCCCGGTCGCCGCCTCCAGGCTGCACTCGATGGGCGCGGAGGTGAGCAGGGTCGAGCCGCCCGAAGGCGACCCGCTCGGGCGTTACTGCCCGCTCTGGTACCGCGACCTGACGGCGGGGCAGCGGGTGCTGAGGCTGGACCTGAAGCGGCGGGAGGACAGAGAGAGCCTCGAAGGGCTGCTCGCCGGGGCGGATCTCCTCCTCACCTCGAGCCGGCCCGCCGCGCTGCGGCGCCTCGGGCTCGGGTGGGAGGATCTGCACGCCCGATACCCGCGCCTCTCGCACGTCGCGATAACCGGTCACCCGCCCCCGGAGGAGAACCGCCCCGGCCACGACCTCACCTACCAGGCCTCCCTCGGGCTCCTCGATCCGCCGCATCTCCCGCGCACCCTGCTCGCCGACCTCGCCGGCGCCGAGAGGGCGGTGAGCGCGGCTCTCGCGCTGCTTCTCGAACGAGAGCGCGGCGGAGAAGAAGGCGCGTTCGCCGCCGTCCCGCTGCAGGAGGCAGCCGCCTCCTTCGCTGCACCGCTGCGCTACGGCCTGACCGCTCCCGGCGGCCTCCTCGGGGGAGCCTTCGCGGGGTACGGGCTCTACCGTACGCAGGATGGGTGGGTCGCCCTCGCCGCGCTCGAGCCCCACTTCCAGAGCCGCCTCGCAGGAGAACTCGGCCTCGAGGAACTGAGCCACGAAGCCCTGCAGGAAGCCTTCTCCCGCAGGAGCGCCCGGGAGTGGGAGCGGTGGGCCCGGGAGCGCGACCTGCCGCTCTCCAGGGTGAGGGGTGCTCCCGGCCTCACCGGCACAGTATCGCGGAGAGCTGCATCAGGGCCGGAGCCATCCGGGGACCGTACCAGGTGA
- a CDS encoding acyl-CoA synthetase, with product MANIGDYTKTYAGFAWETPERFNFGRDVVDRWAEDEGRPAMLWLGTSGGERHLTFADFARISNRFANAARELGVKRGDRVMVLLGKVPEWHAVLVGLLKLGAVAIPCSPMLRAGDLEYRANHSEAVMVVSDADGAPEVERMRQDAPSIRNLVLLGEGREGWESFAEITGAASEEFSAEDTAADEPAFLLYTSGTTRHPKGVLHTHGYTHAKRMQSRYWLDLQEGDRLWCTSGTGWAKSIWNVILGPWSWGTEIFFHEGPFDSKERIELLQRHDITVLCQAPTEYRLLAKTKELEEADLSKIRHAVSAGEPLNPAVIERWRALHGITIYDGYGQTENTLIVGNFPGVEVRPGSMGLPSPGCDVRVIDEDGNECAPGEPGDIALRRGMPALFREYYRQPEQTAASHRGDYYITGDRAYRDEDGYFWFVGRADDVIISAGYTIGPFEVESTLIEHPAVVESGVVASPDEDRGSVVKAFVVLGEGYEPSEELARDIQEFCKRQSAPYKYPRRIEFVDELPKTASGKIRRVVLRQREYAGA from the coding sequence GTGGCCAACATCGGTGATTACACGAAAACCTATGCAGGCTTCGCGTGGGAGACCCCCGAGCGCTTCAACTTCGGTCGAGACGTGGTCGACCGCTGGGCCGAGGACGAAGGACGCCCGGCCATGCTCTGGCTGGGCACGAGCGGCGGGGAGCGCCATCTCACCTTCGCGGACTTCGCCCGCATCTCGAACCGCTTCGCGAACGCCGCCCGCGAGCTCGGCGTGAAGAGGGGCGACCGGGTGATGGTCCTGCTCGGCAAGGTTCCGGAGTGGCACGCGGTGCTCGTCGGGCTGCTGAAGCTCGGGGCGGTGGCCATCCCCTGCTCCCCGATGCTCCGCGCGGGCGACCTGGAGTATCGGGCGAACCATTCGGAGGCGGTGATGGTCGTCTCGGACGCCGACGGTGCTCCGGAGGTGGAGAGGATGCGCCAGGATGCACCCTCGATCCGGAACTTAGTACTCCTCGGGGAAGGCCGCGAGGGCTGGGAGAGCTTCGCGGAGATCACCGGGGCCGCCTCCGAGGAGTTCTCCGCCGAAGACACCGCCGCGGACGAGCCGGCGTTCCTGCTCTACACCTCGGGCACCACCAGGCATCCCAAGGGCGTGCTGCACACCCACGGCTACACCCACGCCAAGCGGATGCAGTCCCGCTACTGGCTCGACCTGCAGGAGGGCGACCGCCTGTGGTGCACCTCCGGGACCGGCTGGGCCAAGAGCATCTGGAACGTCATCCTCGGCCCCTGGAGCTGGGGCACCGAGATCTTCTTCCACGAGGGCCCCTTCGACTCGAAGGAGCGGATCGAACTGCTGCAGCGCCACGACATCACCGTCCTCTGCCAGGCCCCGACAGAGTACCGGCTTCTGGCGAAGACGAAGGAGCTGGAGGAGGCCGACCTCTCGAAGATCCGCCACGCGGTCTCGGCGGGGGAGCCGCTGAACCCGGCCGTCATAGAGCGCTGGCGCGCGCTGCACGGGATCACGATCTACGACGGCTACGGGCAGACGGAGAACACGCTCATCGTCGGCAACTTCCCCGGCGTGGAGGTGAGACCCGGCTCGATGGGTTTGCCCTCCCCCGGCTGCGACGTGAGGGTCATAGACGAGGACGGGAACGAGTGCGCTCCGGGGGAGCCGGGAGACATCGCTTTGCGCCGGGGGATGCCCGCGCTCTTCAGAGAGTACTACCGCCAGCCGGAGCAGACGGCCGCCTCCCACAGAGGGGACTACTACATAACCGGCGACCGGGCCTACCGCGACGAGGACGGGTACTTCTGGTTCGTCGGCAGGGCGGACGACGTGATCATCTCGGCCGGCTACACGATCGGACCGTTCGAGGTGGAGAGCACCCTGATCGAACACCCGGCCGTGGTGGAGAGCGGGGTCGTAGCCTCCCCCGACGAGGACCGCGGGAGCGTGGTGAAGGCTTTCGTGGTGCTCGGGGAAGGGTACGAGCCCTCCGAGGAGCTCGCCCGCGACATCCAGGAGTTCTGCAAGCGCCAGAGCGCCCCGTACAAGTACCCGCGCAGGATAGAGTTCGTCGACGAGCTGCCCAAGACCGCGAGCGGCAAGATCCGCCGCGTCGTGCTCCGGCAGCGGGAGTACGCCGGAGCCTGA
- a CDS encoding DUF421 domain-containing protein, translating to MSTPAAALMVTGSLSGHLSQMLGDPATILFTAIRVAIVYLVLLLFLYLAGRRTLGQMTPFDLVVLLLISNVVQNAMIGPDVSLTGGLLGAVILLTLNHLVARNTWLRRHLERQPVMLVYRGRVLDDNLRREEVSLADLEEAIREHGIDSTADVETAVLEMDGTISIIGKHQAHPKKVRRVKSSRNR from the coding sequence ATGAGCACCCCCGCAGCCGCACTGATGGTGACCGGATCCCTCTCGGGCCACCTCTCGCAGATGCTCGGCGATCCGGCGACGATCCTCTTCACCGCCATCCGGGTCGCCATCGTCTACCTGGTTTTGCTCCTGTTCCTCTACCTGGCCGGCAGACGCACCCTGGGACAGATGACGCCCTTCGACCTGGTCGTGCTGCTCCTGATCTCGAACGTCGTGCAGAACGCCATGATAGGTCCGGACGTCAGCCTGACTGGCGGCCTCCTCGGCGCGGTCATACTCCTCACGCTCAACCACCTGGTGGCCCGCAACACCTGGTTGAGGAGGCATCTGGAACGCCAGCCGGTCATGCTCGTCTACCGGGGACGGGTGCTCGACGATAACCTGCGGCGGGAGGAGGTGAGCCTGGCGGACTTGGAGGAGGCGATCCGGGAACACGGGATCGACTCCACCGCCGACGTCGAGACCGCCGTGCTGGAGATGGACGGGACGATCTCGATCATCGGCAAACACCAGGCCCACCCGAAGAAGGTCCGCCGCGTGAAGTCCAGCCGCAACCGCTGA
- a CDS encoding phytoene desaturase family protein produces MGSRASYDAVIVGAGPNGLAAAVELARRGLPVAVFEAAEVPGGGCRSQEVTLPGFVHDLGSAIHPLGYSSPFFRTLPLGEHGLEWVHPPVPLAHPLEGGEAVLLWRSVEETARNLGEDASAYRDLMSPITGDWEKIAGAVLGPPRMPRHPLALGAFGMYAMRSARALAEGLFRGERARALFAGCAAHSFLPLEQRPSAAFGLVLAALGHAAGWPFPKGGAQRITDALVSCLRSLGGEVHVGSPVSSVAELPAAKVVLLDLTPRQVLGVAGERLPARYRARLARYRYGPGVFKVDYALEGPVPWEARECALAATVHVGGTLEEIAGAEGAVARGEHPERPFVLVAQPSLFDPSRAPEGHHTLWAYCHVPNGSTFDMTERMEAQLERFAPGFRERILARSTMNAAELERWDANLVGGDINGGLMDLGQLFTRPVASPVPYATPAKGLYICSSSTPPGGGVHGMCGYFAARAALRDLRRGRL; encoded by the coding sequence GTGGGGTCCAGGGCGTCCTACGACGCGGTTATCGTGGGGGCGGGGCCGAACGGGCTCGCGGCGGCCGTCGAGCTGGCGCGGCGGGGGCTCCCGGTCGCGGTCTTCGAGGCTGCGGAGGTTCCTGGAGGGGGCTGCCGCTCGCAGGAGGTGACGCTCCCGGGCTTCGTGCACGATCTCGGGTCCGCGATCCACCCGCTCGGGTACTCCTCCCCTTTCTTCCGGACGCTGCCGCTCGGGGAGCACGGTCTCGAGTGGGTCCACCCCCCGGTCCCCCTCGCCCACCCGCTCGAAGGCGGGGAGGCCGTGCTGCTCTGGCGCTCGGTGGAGGAGACCGCCCGCAACCTCGGGGAGGACGCCTCAGCCTACCGCGACCTCATGAGCCCCATCACGGGCGACTGGGAGAAGATAGCGGGCGCCGTCCTCGGTCCGCCGCGAATGCCCCGGCACCCGCTCGCGCTCGGCGCCTTCGGGATGTATGCCATGAGGTCGGCGCGCGCGCTCGCGGAGGGTCTCTTCCGCGGGGAGCGGGCGCGGGCCCTCTTCGCCGGTTGCGCCGCCCACTCGTTTCTCCCGCTGGAGCAGAGGCCTTCTGCCGCCTTCGGGCTCGTGCTCGCGGCGCTCGGGCACGCGGCGGGCTGGCCGTTCCCGAAGGGCGGGGCGCAGAGGATCACCGACGCCCTCGTCTCCTGCCTGCGTTCCCTGGGCGGGGAGGTCCACGTCGGAAGCCCCGTGAGCTCCGTGGCGGAACTTCCGGCGGCGAAGGTCGTCCTGCTGGATCTGACCCCGAGGCAGGTGCTCGGGGTGGCCGGGGAGCGCCTGCCCGCCCGCTACCGCGCGCGCCTCGCCCGCTACCGTTACGGGCCGGGCGTCTTCAAGGTCGACTACGCGCTGGAGGGGCCGGTGCCGTGGGAGGCGCGGGAGTGCGCCCTCGCGGCGACCGTACACGTCGGGGGGACGCTGGAGGAGATAGCCGGGGCCGAGGGCGCGGTGGCGCGGGGGGAGCACCCGGAGAGGCCGTTCGTCCTCGTCGCCCAGCCGAGCCTCTTCGACCCCTCGCGGGCGCCGGAGGGGCACCACACCCTCTGGGCATACTGCCACGTCCCCAACGGCTCGACCTTCGACATGACGGAGAGGATGGAGGCGCAGCTGGAACGCTTCGCCCCCGGCTTCAGGGAACGCATCCTCGCCCGCTCGACGATGAACGCCGCGGAGCTCGAACGCTGGGATGCCAACCTGGTCGGCGGGGACATAAACGGGGGGCTGATGGACCTGGGGCAGCTCTTCACCCGCCCCGTGGCGAGCCCCGTGCCGTATGCCACGCCGGCAAAGGGACTCTACATCTGCTCCTCCTCGACCCCGCCGGGGGGCGGAGTGCACGGTATGTGCGGCTACTTCGCCGCCCGCGCCGCGCTGCGAGACCTGCGGCGGGGTAGACTGTAG
- a CDS encoding acetyl-CoA C-acetyltransferase, which yields MERAVVLGAARTPFGKLGGVLSALSAPELGGAAIREAVDRAGVEDEEIEHSVFGIVVQAGVGQIPSRQANRHAGLPFSLTTETLNQVCASGLRSAVLAETMIRVGDYRVVLAGGMESMSNAPYLLEKARWGARMGDFEAVDAMIHDGLLDAFEHVQMIRFGAEGARRYGLSREEQDEWALRSHRRAAAATDEGRLAEEIVGVKVPGRKGQTTFVEHDEPIRRDTTLEKLAKLPPLEEGGTVTAGNAPGVTDGAGALVLSSETFARERGLAPLGTIVAHAKVAEGPPDLLTAPGNAARLALRKAGWRAEDLDLVEINEAFAGVAIHSARILGVDPEIVNVNGGALALGHPIGASGARILMTLLYELRRRGGGRGLAAICSGGGQGDAVLVEV from the coding sequence GTGGAGAGAGCCGTGGTCCTGGGGGCGGCGAGAACGCCGTTCGGCAAGCTCGGTGGTGTGCTATCTGCACTGAGCGCGCCGGAGCTGGGCGGCGCGGCGATAAGGGAGGCCGTCGACCGTGCAGGGGTCGAGGACGAAGAGATAGAACACTCGGTCTTCGGCATCGTGGTGCAGGCTGGCGTCGGCCAGATCCCTTCGCGGCAGGCCAACCGGCACGCGGGGCTCCCCTTCTCGCTCACGACCGAGACGCTGAACCAGGTGTGCGCCTCGGGCCTGAGGAGCGCGGTCCTGGCGGAGACCATGATCCGGGTCGGGGACTACCGGGTGGTCCTGGCAGGTGGGATGGAGAGCATGTCGAACGCCCCGTATCTGCTCGAGAAGGCGCGCTGGGGGGCCCGGATGGGCGACTTCGAGGCGGTGGACGCGATGATCCACGACGGGCTCCTCGACGCCTTCGAGCACGTGCAGATGATCCGGTTCGGAGCCGAAGGGGCGAGGCGTTACGGCCTCTCGCGCGAGGAGCAGGACGAGTGGGCGCTGCGCTCGCACCGCAGGGCGGCCGCCGCGACCGACGAGGGCCGCCTCGCGGAGGAGATCGTCGGGGTGAAGGTGCCCGGCAGAAAGGGTCAGACCACGTTCGTGGAGCATGACGAGCCGATCCGACGCGACACCACCCTCGAGAAGCTGGCGAAGCTGCCGCCGCTCGAGGAGGGTGGGACCGTTACCGCGGGGAACGCCCCGGGCGTCACCGACGGAGCGGGGGCCCTGGTGCTCTCGAGCGAGACGTTCGCCAGGGAGCGCGGCCTCGCGCCGCTCGGGACGATCGTCGCCCACGCCAAGGTCGCCGAGGGCCCGCCGGACCTCCTGACGGCGCCCGGGAACGCCGCGAGGCTCGCCCTCAGGAAGGCCGGCTGGAGGGCGGAGGATCTCGACCTCGTCGAGATCAACGAGGCGTTCGCCGGCGTCGCGATCCACTCCGCGCGCATCCTCGGCGTTGACCCGGAGATCGTCAACGTCAACGGCGGGGCGCTCGCGCTCGGCCACCCGATAGGCGCCTCCGGGGCGCGCATCCTGATGACGCTCCTCTACGAGCTGCGCCGCCGGGGCGGCGGGCGAGGGCTCGCCGCGATCTGCTCCGGCGGCGGCCAGGGGGACGCCGTGCTGGTCGAGGTCTAG
- a CDS encoding glycoside hydrolase family 10 protein, whose translation MQDAISRRGFLGLAGGGAAGLALCGLAAGQKPAEAASGGGASQERCGRPEVPKREFRAVWVASVSNIDWPSRPGLPARRQKRELLDILDAVRSLGMNAVILQVRPAADALYPSRYAPWSSYLTGWQGRSPGYDPLAFAVEEAHRRGLELHAWFNPYRVSTGSSLRGLAPRSPAREHPGWVVRYGDGLYFDPGIPGVRRLIERSVMEVVGRYDIDAVHLDDYFYPYPVSGEGFPDGGTFRRYGRRFRSKAAWRRHNVDLLVGGLSRQIKREKRYVKFGVSPFGIWRNRSEDPRGSATSGLSSYDDLYADSRGWVRRGWLDYVVPQVYWDFGYGPAPYEVLVRWWAEQVRGRGVELYIGQAAYKIGSGGAWDDPNEMPSHVRFDRRHPGVRGDVYFSMSDVLKNPLGFRGRLARDLYRHPALIPAMRRPGGAPPHPVLLRARNTRRGVMLEWRARGRPDDALYVVYRFGGARRPGACDLRDGRNILKVVPAGRSGTLSCFDRTARPGRRYTYCVSAVDRLHHESPPGGRAVITVR comes from the coding sequence ATGCAGGATGCGATCTCGCGCCGGGGCTTCCTCGGGCTCGCGGGCGGCGGGGCGGCCGGGCTCGCGCTCTGCGGCCTGGCCGCGGGGCAGAAGCCGGCGGAAGCCGCGAGCGGGGGAGGTGCTTCTCAGGAGCGCTGCGGCAGGCCTGAGGTTCCCAAACGAGAGTTTCGGGCAGTCTGGGTCGCGAGCGTCTCCAACATAGACTGGCCCTCACGTCCCGGGCTTCCGGCGCGCCGTCAGAAGCGGGAGCTCCTCGATATCCTCGATGCCGTGCGCTCGCTCGGGATGAACGCCGTCATCCTGCAGGTGCGCCCGGCGGCGGACGCGCTCTATCCTTCCAGGTACGCGCCGTGGTCCTCTTACCTGACGGGTTGGCAGGGGAGGAGCCCCGGCTACGATCCCCTCGCCTTCGCGGTGGAGGAGGCCCACCGCAGGGGGCTGGAGCTGCACGCCTGGTTCAACCCCTACCGGGTGAGCACCGGGTCGAGCCTGCGCGGCCTCGCGCCGCGCAGCCCGGCGCGTGAGCATCCCGGCTGGGTCGTCCGCTACGGCGACGGGCTTTACTTCGACCCGGGGATCCCCGGCGTGCGGCGTCTCATCGAACGTTCGGTGATGGAGGTGGTCGGGAGGTACGACATCGACGCCGTCCACCTCGACGATTACTTCTACCCCTATCCGGTCTCCGGGGAGGGCTTCCCCGACGGCGGCACCTTCCGCCGCTACGGGAGGCGTTTCCGGAGCAAGGCCGCCTGGCGGCGGCACAACGTGGACCTGCTCGTGGGCGGGCTCTCCCGCCAGATAAAGCGCGAAAAACGGTACGTGAAGTTCGGGGTCAGCCCTTTTGGCATCTGGCGCAACCGCTCGGAGGACCCGCGGGGCTCGGCGACCAGCGGCCTCTCCTCCTACGACGACCTCTACGCCGACAGCCGCGGGTGGGTGCGGCGAGGCTGGCTCGACTACGTCGTCCCGCAGGTCTACTGGGACTTCGGCTACGGGCCCGCCCCCTACGAGGTGCTGGTGCGGTGGTGGGCAGAGCAGGTGCGGGGTCGCGGGGTGGAGCTGTACATCGGGCAGGCGGCGTACAAGATCGGGAGCGGCGGCGCCTGGGACGACCCAAACGAGATGCCCTCGCACGTGCGCTTCGACCGCCGCCATCCGGGGGTTAGGGGCGACGTCTACTTCAGCATGAGCGACGTGCTCAAGAACCCGCTCGGGTTCCGCGGCCGCCTCGCGCGCGACCTCTACCGGCATCCCGCGCTGATCCCGGCGATGCGCCGGCCCGGCGGTGCTCCGCCTCACCCGGTGCTGCTGCGGGCGAGGAACACCAGGCGGGGCGTAATGCTCGAGTGGCGCGCCCGGGGGAGGCCGGATGATGCGCTCTACGTCGTCTACCGCTTCGGTGGGGCGAGGAGGCCCGGAGCCTGCGACCTGCGGGACGGGCGCAACATCCTCAAGGTCGTCCCGGCCGGCCGCTCCGGGACTCTTTCCTGCTTCGACCGGACGGCCCGCCCCGGGCGCCGCTACACCTACTGCGTGAGCGCTGTGGACCGGCTCCACCACGAGAGCCCGCCGGGCGGACGGGCCGTCATCACGGTGCGTTAG
- a CDS encoding cation diffusion facilitator family transporter, with product MSAAGEGHEGHDHRLDPGADRRYLAVALCLIGAFTLAEGVLGFFASSLALLSDAGHMLTDAGALALALVTMRLAQRPAHGIMTYGLKRSEIVSAQINGVSLLVLSALFYYEGIVRLLHPPRVEGGLVLVVGLAGIGVNLLATFTLAKANRESLNVEGSFQHILTDLYSFIATTIAGGIIYFTGGYYRADALAALVIATIMLRAGFGLVRDSGRIFMEAAPKGLDPDEIGHVMISHPGIVNVHDLHVWEVTSGFPALSAHVLVGRNEDCHRRRRELEGLLEERFGISHTTLQVDHETPELLDIPTKDGTEGARFTHPH from the coding sequence ATGTCCGCTGCAGGAGAAGGACACGAAGGACACGACCACCGGCTGGATCCCGGGGCAGATCGGCGCTACCTGGCGGTGGCCCTCTGCCTGATCGGGGCTTTCACGCTCGCCGAGGGCGTGCTGGGCTTCTTCGCCTCCTCCCTCGCGCTGCTCTCCGACGCCGGGCACATGCTCACCGACGCCGGAGCCCTCGCGCTCGCGCTCGTCACGATGCGCCTCGCGCAGAGGCCCGCCCACGGCATCATGACCTACGGCCTCAAGCGCTCGGAGATAGTGAGCGCCCAGATAAACGGCGTCAGCCTCCTGGTGCTCTCGGCGCTCTTCTACTACGAGGGGATAGTCCGCCTGCTGCACCCGCCGCGGGTCGAGGGCGGGCTGGTCCTCGTCGTCGGGCTCGCCGGCATCGGGGTCAACCTGCTCGCCACCTTCACGCTCGCGAAGGCGAACAGGGAGAGCCTCAACGTCGAAGGTTCCTTCCAGCACATCCTGACCGACCTCTACTCGTTCATCGCGACGACGATCGCGGGCGGCATCATCTACTTCACCGGCGGTTACTACCGCGCCGACGCGCTGGCCGCGCTCGTCATCGCCACGATAATGCTCCGGGCGGGCTTCGGGCTGGTGCGCGACTCGGGGCGCATCTTCATGGAGGCCGCCCCCAAAGGCCTCGACCCCGACGAGATAGGGCACGTCATGATCTCACACCCGGGCATAGTCAACGTCCACGACCTGCACGTCTGGGAGGTCACCTCCGGCTTTCCGGCCCTCTCGGCCCACGTGCTGGTCGGACGCAACGAGGACTGCCACAGGCGCCGCCGCGAGCTCGAAGGGCTGCTCGAGGAACGCTTCGGGATAAGCCACACCACGCTGCAGGTCGACCACGAGACCCCGGAGCTCCTGGACATCCCCACGAAGGACGGAACCGAGGGAGCGCGCTTCACCCACCCCCACTAA